The DNA region GGGTGTTTATAAAGAGGGCTTTCCTCAGCTATTAGCATTCAGAATTAAAACAATCAAAACACTATTTCATTTGCTCTTGCTTCATATTTCATGATTACGATGTCAAGTATGAGGTCTCataaacttgttttattttttgcaaTATCTTGTCTTCTTCTTCAAGAGAAATGCACCGATGCTAGCGTGTGCAAAGAGAGTGAGAGAAAAGCACTACTTGAATTTCAGCACAGCCTTCAAGCTATGGATTCGTCAGGCGACGGCGTCCTTTCTTTCTGGGTCGGTGAGGAGTGCTGTCTTTGGAACGGCGTTTATTGCAACAGATTTACAGGATACGTTGAAAAGCTCCATCTTGGCTACCAATCTGTGGTTGTAGCAGGTACAGTTAGCCCTTCACTGCTTAAACTACATCATTTGACTTCTTTAGATTTCAGCAGTAATGATTTTAATGGAAGTCTCATCCCAGAGTTCTTTGGTtctttgaaaaaattgaaattactgGATCTCTCTAATGCTAATTTTAGAGGTCCAATTCCTCCTCTACTTGGAAATCTTTCAATGTTGGAGACTCTTAGATTGGGTGGCAACGGTAGAGTTTTCAGTGTTGGAAAACTTGAGTGGCTTTCCCATCTTTCTCGTTTGAAAGAGGTTGATCTCAGTTTCACTAACCTGAGCAATGCCAATGGTTGGTCTCTAATCATTAACCATCTTCCTTTGCTTCAAAAACTAAATCTGAGAGATTGTGATCTTCCAAGCATCTCATCTTTTTCTGTTTCCCTTACCAACTCTTCTACATCTCTCAACACTCTCGATCTCTCTCATAATAATCTCCCTTCTTCTGCCATATATCCATGGTTGTTTAATGTTAGCAGCAACCTTGTTTCACTTGACCTTTCAAGTAACCAGTTGAAAGGTCCAATTCCAGATGCCTTCGGGAACATGTTGGCTATTCAAGAACTTTATCTTAGTGATAATCTTTTTATATTAGCAGAAAATCAAGTTAGGGGCGATTCTGGGTTGAATGAAATCGGAAAATTACCAGATATTAATATTCTAGATCTTGGGTACAACCTTTTAAATGGATCCATAAGCAAAAGCATTGGACAACTTTCCAACTTGCCTGTCTTGCGGTTTGCAGGGAATTCTTTTGATGGTGATGTCATTTCCGAAGCTCATTTctcaaatttcacttatttacgGAACTTGGATTTATCGTACACTTCTTTGACTTTAAAATTCAACACCGGATGGATTCCTCCTTTTCAATTGAGTCAAAGAAAGTTTGCTCTTGCAAGTTAGGGCCTCGTTTCCCAGATTGGCTTCGGCCTCAAAGGGACGTCCTAACCCCTCGCTTTTATAAATATTCCAGAGATTACCTTGATATTTCTGCTTCAGGAATTTCGGATTCTCTTCCCTACTGGTTTTGGGACAAATTTTGGGGATTTTCGTACATAAACATGTCTTTCAATCAGATCAGTGGTACTTTTCCAAATGCCTCTATCCACACAAGCCATCTAGATCTAAGCTCTAATAATTTCTCAGGACCATTGCCATGTTTTTCTTTAGACATTTCAAAAATGGGGTCCATTAACCTTTCCAAAAACAAGTTTACTGGTTCAGTCTCTCCAATTTGCAATATTATCGGTGATTTGGCATTGTTTGATCTCTCAAATAATCTATTTTCTGGAGT from Gossypium hirsutum isolate 1008001.06 chromosome A04, Gossypium_hirsutum_v2.1, whole genome shotgun sequence includes:
- the LOC121228028 gene encoding receptor-like protein EIX1, which encodes MSSMRSHKLVLFFAISCLLLQEKCTDASVCKESERKALLEFQHSLQAMDSSGDGVLSFWVGEECCLWNGVYCNRFTGYVEKLHLGYQSVVVAGTVSPSLLKLHHLTSLDFSSNDFNGSLIPEFFGSLKKLKLLDLSNANFRGPIPPLLGNLSMLETLRLGGNGRVFSVGKLEWLSHLSRLKEVDLSFTNLSNANGWSLIINHLPLLQKLNLRDCDLPSISSFSVSLTNSSTSLNTLDLSHNNLPSSAIYPWLFNVSSNLVSLDLSSNQLKGPIPDAFGNMLAIQELYLSDNLFILAENQVRGDSGLNEIGKLPDINILDLGEFF